The following is a genomic window from Asterias amurensis chromosome 8, ASM3211899v1.
caaatgggGAGCCTATGTTGACATCAAAACATTTTCCCTACCAATTTTTCTTAAgagttgaacacatttcaacaagcaagacagttccctaagaacaactctatctggcaagtagatacacacatggtgttaccgcaaaccaaatatatattgataccccaccaatcctgctcatttttgctaacAGGAAATCATTAAGCAAAATTGAGCCCAGGTCAgtctgtggctgtacatggaattatgaactccAACCCAGTTCAGGGCTGGAAATCAACACTGGACCTGATGACTCgatgaggccagtgattttagtaaCGGGCAGAGTCCGGCAGTCTACTTGTGTTTTTCATTGAGTAATATACCTCACTATGTCATAAAAGTTATgcgaaaagttttacattttatgTAACAAACAATCTTTAATTCTGCTGAGTATCAAAGTGTACTTGCCCATATGAAAAAGGAGATCAATCTTCTCTAATCTTAGAAAAATATTTGTGGAAAGGTTTTTAACcgttttgattctggtcttgcgAGAAGAAAAAACGTTTGTTCCAGTTAAAATTCTGAACTACAAGTCCTATGTTTATatacattcccccccccccccccaagctcGAGCCCGGGAAGTTACTGCATGTGCACTCCCTCCCTCTGTATCTTCTCTATGGTGAGCTACTAGTACGAGGAGAGGCGTGTGCTTTATAACTGGGTGAAAGTTCATAACTTCATGTACAGTCACTGGAACCATCTGGGACTGGtctgttttaattaaaatgtattaaataatatactaaaatattaaataaaatattaaaatattaaataatatcAACCTTTCTCTGTACGAGGGCCCAATATGATACTAACACAGCTTGCTGGATGGGCTACCGTCAGTAAAGATGGCtgattgtttgtttaataaatagttatttattaatagtaatttgaccaaaatgtttaTAGTGTTAAAATACAATCATTTCCAGCTGGAAATGGACTGACTATACTGAGTGTATACATTGCTTTGTCATGTAACCCCAAAACAATGATTTTAGCCTttaaaagggtctatgtacttttgtctaacacaaaacatgatttccacagtttgaagataatgatagtagaaagcttcccttaaaatagtactttgagaaatgagtaaagcaatgtcacgaaaataatttttgtctcggttttagcatgtaaaaaagtATTAACCACATCATACCTGATATTTGTTTTCCACTTTTCATTTGATAGAGGGAAATTTgagaacaatttaaaaacaataccaTAAGCAGCCAGACCCTTGGtccttttttgtttctttcatattCTGTTTAAGTTTATACGAAagaattacttcagagggtaaACATATTTCCAGAGCAGCTTTACACAATTTAATATATTTCACTATGTATAATAGACACAGTTtttcatttaatgttttacttgaTTATTATCTAAAATGTATCCAGATGTTTTGTATAGTTATTATGGAAATGACTGTTCATAATCATAAAGCCAGTAGGTTTAGACAGGTTAGTCTTACCGCCAAATGCaccaaaaatgtataaaaaaatcacagttaATTGTAAGAATTTTATAGTGCTTTCTTGTGTATCACATATGAATATTTGAATGTAAATACTTTATTTTGATAGGGGCCTACTCTTTGtcaaaattgtaacttttattaaaatgaaagtagttaaaggcagtggacactattggttaatactcaaaataattatcagcataaaaccttgcttggtaacgagtaatggggagaggttgatagtatgaaacattgtgagaaacggctccctctgaagtgacgcagttaagtaattttccacgaatttgatttcgagacctcaagtttagaatttgaggtctcgaaatcaagcatctggaagcacacaacttcgtgggacaagggtatttttttctttcatagttatctcgcaacttcgatgacccattgagcccaaatcttcacaggcttgttattttatacttatgttgagatacaccaactgtgaatgtgaaggctagtctttgacaattaccaatagtgtccactgtctttaaaaacaaagaaggGTTTTCATTAAATGCAAGGTAATTGgtacattttatgtttttttctttaacaaGGTAATTTAGAGCAATCTACAAAAACGTATTTGACATAAAGACTGTGTGGTAAAATTTAAAGATATTAGGTCTTATTTTAACCTGCATGTTTAAATATAAATggtatttttattgtttcaagAAAGTTATTACCTTTCTTTCAATGTAATGCACAAACAAATCTGCCAGCGATAACTGGTAGTTAATTTAAAACAACtaaacatttattattttctgatgatTCGCCCACGAGTTCAAAACTATTTTGATCAGTACttgattttttgtgtgtgcaatAATGACAGTGGCACCTACACAAACAATTGTATGGTTTTTATTTGAAACAGAAATATCTgtcaaaatcttttaaaataatttcttttttcaaaaattgggCTCCGCaacttttaaaattattgtctttttttatttgctattgattgtttttatacagtACAGCCAAAAAGAGACAACACAAAAATCTTTTCttaaaattttaaatcaaaattttaccaaaatCTTATTTACTTCAACAGGAATTTGCAATCTTCAATGTAGACCAATGTATAGTAATGAATTATTAGATATTTAACTAATTGATTAAAGCAGTTTTTAACATGGCTTATTGTTGAAATCTTTATATAACAAAACCTGGTTTATTAGAatcacattatttttgttaagaTTTTAAAAAGATAATCAATAGCCATGAACTGCTATGGTAAACAGTTCATGCTTGCTCGTGTGGTATTTCTTGTCTAAAGTTGTCATCAAGAATAATCAAAAATATAAAACGAACCTTTACCTTTGAGTAGATTATAGCTAAACTAGttcgcttaaaggaacacattgccttggatcggtcaagttggtctttgaaaagcgttctgtaaccgtttgttataaaatgcatatgggtagaaagatgttgtaaaagtagaatacaacgatctacacaaatatgcctcgaaattgcgtggtttctttttacctcgacgacaaacacggccggccatgtatgggagtcaaattttttactcccataaatggctgaccatgttagttcgcgacgtaaaaggaaaaccatgcaattttgagtgatacttgtgtgaatcattatattctactttaaaaacatctttctaaccatgcattccataacaaacggtttcaaacgctttttatagaccaactcgtccgataaacgtgttcctttaaagctggCTTAGGCAGGCCTTGTTTGTATAAGAACTTTGCAGATGGCTCCACAGCAAAAGCTtttggcaccaaggcaattgttGCTTAAATGCAAGGCCTGCTTGGTCATAGTGCACATCTGATAAGGTTGTGATAATCGTAACACTCACTCCCCAATGGTCTTAGAGTAAGAAATGTTATTATGATTATCACAACTTGTACAATTTGTCATCCATGCACCCACTAGTCAAATGTTGTCATCGCATAAATTATTTTAAGGTTTATTAGTGCAGGAAGTTCTGCATCTGGTCTATGTCTAAGATTTGATGAGTTGAATTGTTTTGGAAATGTTGAAGCCTTGAACCATAAAATTGTACATTAGGGCTTAATCAATTGAAGGCATGAACTTGAAGTACTACCGGTACAAAACCACTTAAGATGCCATCAAGCTAAATCAGTCATTTGTTGGACATATCAGTATGGATAAACAAGCCAACAAAATTGGCCAaagatattttattttatattgacAACTTCCTTCCAGATAAAGAACATCAAAAAGGGGTAAAATTAGCATTGAAGTAAAATACCAATGTTTTTTCCAATAAGCAACACCTTTCTACAGTTTCATTCTCTCGCATTTCTAATTTGACAcatattaaaccaacaaaatgggagtaaactataaataaataaataaataaacagcatGGGGTTCATAGGTTATGCtctttataaataaacaaacaaaaaaagtaaaaaatcaaTTTGGTcgtaaaccttacttggtgacgagtaatggggagaggttgatgatataaaacattgtgagaaacagctccctctgaagtgacgtagttttcaagaacgagtagtttcccacgaatttgatttcgagacctcagatttagaatttgagatctcgaaatcaagcatcagaaagcacacaacttcgtgtgaaaatggTGTTTTCTTCGTTCAtttaatattatctcgcaacttcgatgaccgattgagctcaaattttcacaggttaattgttatttcatgcgtatgttgagatacagcaagtgttgacaattgccaatagtgtccactgtctttaaatattaaaagCTAGATACAGTTAGCTATGAGAAAGGTTTCTGATGTTTCTTTTGAAGTCAAAACAATTAGTAATTTTTTAACCTTAGTTattgcatggaggtagaaggtTATTGTGCTTCCCTAATAATGTGTAGCCCCAccccttttactttgtgaaaaaaaaatactggacCCCAAGACAGGATTTTGggtatagcgccctcatttgACAATCAAGGCCAATGCACTAACCCAAACCTTAACCCTCTTTGCCTCGATTTCGATTTGACATCTGACCCGACATCAAACATGAATTATGCATCCATGTTTTAATCACACAACCAAAGTCCATGACGTACGTCCTCTACTGGGTCTCCTTTTCCGTCTACCTTTTGGAAAAACCAGGATAgcacatcaacaacaacataggAAACTTCACACGCACGCAGTCTGCACGCACGGTAGTTTCTTGCTTCTACTAGAAGTTCTAGTTTTTTgtggtaaataaaaaatacgGAAATTGTTTTATGTCAAAAGTAGCAAGAGTGATCAGACTCAGAGTGTGGTTCTGCATGGAACAATAAGTACTGGTAAGTATACACACGAGTATGAATAATTATGAATTGGAACCGATCATCTGATCATcattcacaaaacaaaagtagaaTTGTTCCGTCCGAACTTGATAATCGTCAGATTTGCCCAGTTCCGTCTTGCTTGGTTTGGTAAAAGGTGAGTTcctttttaaatgcactttaacaaaacatttgaacataagtcaaccgttaaatatatgcacaagagtcatatgcatctaaatcacttttaaactgttgacaattttgttcttttacttttagttttaactgtaaaaaaggtgtttttttaccccgaatttaGTAGCAAACGGAAATattcgccatgttgtctttcgacgtacttggacgattctattacaccgcagggggcatgggtaatttctgagggctgagttttattttttatttttggttttagctgctgtttttttcttctttcttgttagtaactaaggataactttccgtatggcgccaccacattttcactcgtttttacaaaaagggatatatcaatcaggtaaattagatactatattattttatttcgaatgaaaaagtggtggcgccatacggaaacttttccgtaaCTAAGCCGACACTCTGGAATTCAATAAAAGGGAAGATTtaaatattatgttttttaaaactctATGGGGACTCACTATGAGAGGCACATAAAATGGTAATAAATCATCTTGCATATTGTACCACCCCTGCGGTGTAATGGAATTGTCCaagtacgtcgaaagacaacacGGTGGATATTTCtgttcgttactaaattcgggttaaaaaacactttttgtacacttaaaaatacaatttaaaaatacagTTTGAAAGAGATTTGGTGCATATGACTCGTGTGCATATATTTACCAGTTGagttatgttcaaatgttctgttaaagtgcatttaaaagttgttgtcgtgaggggtcgtgagttgtcgtatttagtgcgacccccACCCAGTCACAGTACTGTCCCCTCTAATacttgcgataacgtaaccctcctcccgcaGGTCGCAACTACTCTATTAGTATTAGGACTATACATTTAAAGTCTACAAAAGAGGGATATGTTTGGGGTACATTTAACTTTTTCACTTCTAAAAATagcgttttttttcttgtgaaaaaatGTAGGGCCTATCTGTAATGTAATATAAATATAAGCAGCATAGCCATTGGCAGCCATCTTGCACAGACTCCAGAGTTTGTACAGCATCCATGGACAAAAGAGGGCGATAGATGGACGATTGCAACCGGTACCCTCCATCTTCCCGACAATCGCAGGCAGACCAGAGGGTTACGGAATGCGAGATGTTTGCGAGACCTCGCCAGTAATAAATCACCATTAAGTTCAAATGGAACCATTTTTGTCACTGTCGCGTCAAAGATGTACTAGCTTGCTGTTTATCGTCAAACTATTCTAAGTATCAGATATGACATCACTTAACTTGACGTTGGACTTGGAGCCCCTATCTAAAACTGTCATCAGCTACATATACATCGTtataatttctacctccatgattgctACAAGAGGAAAAACATGCTAAAGTACTTTCCTATGTTAGGCCATGTCCAAAAcggtgacttcggctacagctacggctagattgcaCGCGTCCGCCTATTCTTCAATACAGGCAGacacgctgatctagccgtagctgtagccgaaatCGCTGTTTGGGACATGGCCTTATCTTACTAAGTAGCCATTAGCCTAACCCTTTAGACATTGCAGACGCTTCTCAATCCTTTTTAAAGACCTGATCAAATATTGACCTATAACTCTGTCCTATTCTAATTCTATCTAGGTAACTCTGCCAAAAGATGGAAAATCAAGATAAGCAACGACTGAGGAAAAATCGCTGTGCTTTGATGGACATCGAACCCAGTAAAGTTTCAGATCATCTAATTCAGGAGGGGATTTTCTCTCCCCAGATGATGGAGGAAATATTTGCGCAATCTACAGCTAAAGTAAGAGAGAGGTCATTAAGGTCAATAATATTTGAGAGTTGGATTTGAATAATAATGTCTGATACAATGACTTGTTTTAGGCATaatgtaccgcttacatttgaattaatCAGACTAtggagacagttgctatgtcaacctccaggatgagcaaaccctggtaccattgtgccatacacatccattcagaattgtgtacgggtgttcaccgtctcttacgttactatgcaaaagcttgcccctaattaTGCGACATACTGATAGTCtgaataatacaaatttaaatggtaacttgtgatcaagcacgtcattgtaccagacattattcaaatctaatatgcaaatggcttattacTCCGACATTATTGACAGTCAGTGATTGAAAGCCAATTGATTGTAAAGCACTGTGATGTCTTTTAAAACTGTCTTGAATGAATAATGTGTCACGTTCCTTTCACAGGGCCAGATGAGTAAAATGCTAAATGACCTGGAGAAAAGAGGACCAAATGCATATGGAAAGTTCAGAAGTGCGTTGTGTGAGTTCCCTGTGTATCAACATCTTGTCGAGAAGTTGGACAACACCTGTTTGCCAGGTAGGTTTTATCCCTTAAAAAAGTTCATTCAGGAACACTTtatgtaagcactttatgtgatccaccataaacataaactgacaaacctgtagaagtttgagatcgatcgaccatctgggtcacgagaaaatagtgaaaaaccgttCACAtgttttgcatgacattgattcaaaaataaaatgaataaaacgctcactgagctataaactccacacaggaaattagttttatttatttttcatcaaatatgacatttcagacagaaatatttcaagtgatgTTTTGTTTCTACACAactagaccgtgtaagttttatgtaaaactgtgatcttatacaattttgtttcttataccagttctgtaatgttctcttaaagggttttgataccttttgtagatcaagtttttggccatgacaggAATCCctaactcactgtgaatgaagatgtatgtaatataatttacctgaaGTAGTTTCATCTTCATTAGTCatcaagaaaaaaagtgaaaatcacagaacaatgttttcaggagagtcgcgtaaatacattgtacattttaaaagaattttccTCTCAAAgatgcaaaaattattttcagaaaaatagttaatggccttagtccagcattcccctgaagacgatcagagcatactgatcgaaatgttgagtcatcaaccaccagttcttttcagaaccaacactactatGAAGAGATATTCACGTGGTGTTACCACAATCCTCttttagttatacttccaccatgcacagtttcaaatcctacttataccatcaaagaagttcatcaggctattaaaatatcaacttattaaatgaattttcaacaaaacacaGCTAATACgtagtttttgtttatgtttcaacTAGTATCACTAGTCATCCTCAGAATGAGGCACCACCAgtcggttggtggcgctgtttcctGCTACAGCCACTGGACGGTGGTTTGGCCGAATGTGTCCTCACCTGGGTGAAACTTGGGGTATATGGGACCCCCTCATACCCCAAGTTTCACCCCGGGGAGGACACAATCGGTCAAACCACCATCCAGTGGCCGTAGCAGGAAACAGCGCCAACAACCGATATTAGTTGAAACATAAACAATAATTACGAGAGTATTGGCTGTGTTTTGTGGAAAATTCATTTAATAAGTCTTACTTAGACCATATTTCCAATGATTTAATTATGGTTTTCTGTTTCCTTTTTTGATGCAGTCGACTTGGATGAAGTTGATGGACAGCCTGTGAGACAGGAAAGTTCAAGAACTGCTGGGGTCGTAACTGGAAGGGGTCAGGGTAGAAATGTTACCATAACAGGTAACAACAACTTTGCCATAATAGGAGGTATGAATTCTAACATATTTATGCATTAATGGAGTTTCTGGTTGGAAATCGGTTGCAGATGTTGAAGCCTTATCTTTGGGGGAATTATATCCCAACACTTCTTTTGATTTTGATGTTTATGTCAGAGGTGCATTGGGACATGATATTACTCACTCAAAGTTGAGTTTTTATTCTCCTTAAGAAGATACTCAACCCAGCTGGCTTTATACAGttgtccttttaaaggcagggtgtactttttgtaattactccACTATTTTTAAGGGCACCTCTATAATGGCGCAGTGTAAATTTTTCTGTTGAACCTTTTATAGGGTCACATTCAGAATGACGAGAGACATGAAGGGGAAGGTTTTCAGACTCTTCATCGTCTCTAAAATGCAGAAAAATTATAATGGTTTTCAACTTACTCTACGTTTCAATTGCAAACTAAGGTATGATTTTTATGGATAAGAATTGGAGagtttaaaggcatggacactattggtaactactcaaaataattgttagcgtaaaaacttacttggtaacaagcattggagaatAACactatgtgagaaacggctctctctgaagtagcgtagttttcgagaaagaagtaactttccactaaaatatttaaacttgatttttagtgagaagactggtctttgacaattaccaatagtgtccagtaagtgtccagtgtcttttaaaagcattttttaaaggtacttTTGGAAGATCaaccttttttaaatactgAAATTGGTCTCAGATGAACTGATGCTTTGATTTGCCAAAACAATTACCTTTTTAGATGAtaacctctttttaaaaatctataGCAAATTTTTATAACCCAAATAAATGACAGTGTGATTACATACAAGCTAAaaattgtgcatgtttttttcatataCATTTTGCGACACGAGTTTGCAAAGGTAttttaatttcatgtataaGTTTGGtcacgatatggaaaggtttgcggtaacaaaaTACAGATTACACAAAACATGAATGGTGTCTTGCTTTACAGGCATGATATCCATCCtacttttagtttatttttttcgatttttgttttccttgcaAAAATCAGACTTATATTGTGATATATAAAATAATCTGAAATGTATATTAATGCCTAGACAATGTGTACATATAGGTCAGCCGTGGTTCTCGATAAAATATTACTAGTACTATTTTCCCAAGGATGTCATCATGCCTAGCCTGTATAATCTCAAATAAGTTTcttttgtttcttaaaatttagtagagggcgctgtttaaattTCTTCGCCTGTGATAAAGAATTTAGGTTCTACTCCTGCAAGGTTGGAAAGTTTTGCTACAATGTGTACATATAGGTCAGCTGTGTTTCTCGATAAAATATTACTAGTACTATTTTCCAAGGATGTCATCATGCCTTGTCTGTATAATCTCGAATAAGTTTCTTTTGTTCCTCTAATTtagtagagggcgctgtttaaattTCTTCGCCTGTGATAGAGAATTTAGGTTCTACTCCTGCAAGATTAGAAAGTTTTGCTTCAAATATGTTAAGTACTTTATATCATTTAATCATGTAACAGTACTAAGAATTCATGTGACTCTTGTGTACTATTTGTAATGTTATTAAACACTTTTGTATATTATGCAAAACTTGTTCTGATTGCCAGTTTCTTTATTCTCGAAGACTATTCATTTgtgcacttgtgtcctttactTATAAGGGGTTTGGGTACTTCTTATATGACACGAGACACAATCGTCCATTGATTTTTACACAAAACTTTCTAGGTGTATTATGATTattgaaagcttccctggaaatattacttgctccGGTGCAGCAGTTTTCaagaagtgagtaaaacaatttcacaaaaaaaaaaatcgtctcgGTGAGGCGatcattattttagcatgtgaaattAAATGTGAATGTGAATTATATAATCAGCACTCGGCAATGCGTCCTAATGGACACATCAACCAACTTTTTGTCAGGAagtcaatgaagaaatttcagttttatatGTGGTAGGGGAAACCATGCTGTCATGCAAACTTACGCAAATTAAAGGCCTACTTGGCATGggcgtcaatctgtcttgaaagattggggggggggggggggtatcgtTAGTCATTAACATTTACGGCGGGGCCCCGGGAAAAAAATTAGGCcatagatgctctctggtgcaaccTAGGGAGTCTCTGTCGGGTGATGTGCCCCCCTCTCAGACGTTGGAATGTAATGCCTATTTAAAGCTAGGATGCACTAttttttgctatcatggttataaaaacaactcaattGTAGTTTCGTATCCGTATTATTTCTGCATATAATGCTGAGACGGCGTTTCATGCCTATCATCACCAGAAatttttgcattctagatgctctgatGTGAAATCTTTGGCCAAATTGAGGCAGAAAAGAATGGAACAGAAACtaagcctttaaaatgtgagcagcagtagaacctttggGGTTAACAGTATCTTCAGGTGCAGATCTATTACACAAGTTTTaaggggcaaatctgtcaaagagtgtGAGCATGAAGTGTGAAGCCTTtattacggcatgggtccgggcccgctgaagggcccgggaaaattttgcattttagatgctccgTGGTGCGATCTTTGGCCAAGTTTGAGGGGGGACattttgatatagtgtccctcACCCTTCAAAAGCTGTGTCATGCTTTGCCTCCAGGATTAATGCCCACGgcgggacacagggtttggtaTTGCACAGTGCAATACTTGGGCTTAATGATAAAGGTTGTCAACAAGATTGGGGCGACACTTGATATTATGTCCCAACCCTCCAAAAGATAGGGGTACATGTCAGAACCAGTATTTCATGGGACTACAATGATGTcgttggataaacgtgcagtgacgtcgTAAACTTTAGggatctgtgttttgattgggccGAGGCGATGTGACGTGTGCAGTGACAATCTTCacttcggaccaatcaaaaaatGGCGGGAAAGCGTAACcgctttcggtcgtctgcatgcagcgTCTACAATGTAAAGTTGGTATGCGTGTGagatgaatgtaggtgaaaggtgatagCTGGTGTTATTACGTCGAAGTATGACGTCAGATATTGTCGAATACTGCTAATATATTcactcgtccccagcgccttgctttaaccaaaggcgctgggatgggcaaacgtatcatgcactgtcattgaattaataatgcgcagtcccatcatgcatcacactcacactgcaccatatttctatgcactgtactgtacttcctgaacaagaatctgttcaagcgattagcccatcccagtagaccatggaggaagaaaataaagatagactggccgctggggccgagcgaaacgGTTTTAATAATTGTGTGCTAATACAATGGTTTTAATATCAGTCGCCCGCAGAGGGCGCAAAATCATCTGACTGGCACAGGATACATTATCCATTCGAAGGGACTTTCCCACCTGGAGCATGACCTCCAGATTCCAAACCAAAGCCTGCCGTGTTTAAAGATTTACTTCCGGTGTTTACTTTAATTACTTAGCTGATATACAGGTATATTAGACAAGGGTTTCCTGGATACGTCGTCAATGTTTGACCGTCAAATCTGTTGTTTTACCAGTCAAAAACTATTTAGCAACAAGTTTACTCTCTGACGTGGTAGGCTACTGGTATTAGTGGTAGGTGTACATGAAAACCCTTTTAATCTGGGGTTTTTTctaaagtgttttttctgttcAGTTTCCTTTGGGGACAGTGCAATAGGCCTACGTTTTGGAATTGTTTGCCAACTTCTGCGTTCTCTAGTGGTGTCTTTGCTGTTGGCTATTGTTATTAGCGACCAATCAATATGTTTTGATGTGAAATATAAATCTTTTCGATTTGAATTTTAATTTGCTTAGGATTAAATGTTTGTGTGTTAAATCTTAAATTGGATTGGTCCCTATAATTACAAATACTTTTACATTAATCCCCAACACCCCCGCCCGTGTATTGATCAGGGACTACTTTCATGGGACTGTACTGAGGTCATGTGACCGTGCACCATTCATGAgtgatttttatatatatattttttattttttattattattattgacatccaacagcggatagccgccacttacaggTACCATTAAAAACCATGTAtacatataaatataaataaaattgaaaattaCAGTTACATGAAGAATGCAGTCTTTGACATCGAAgtaaatatcaaaataaaacaccGTTTTGGGGAGTTCTGCCAGCCGAGTGTAATATCactgttttgttgtgggtgcagttttttttaaggctggttttgcttgtgttttaatgttttcttttgtgtgatttttaaatgtttcagtgcaattaTCTTTTTATACTGTtgtatcgttggcaggggtctggttttacacatcttttgatgacagtttttatacttt
Proteins encoded in this region:
- the LOC139940368 gene encoding death domain-containing protein CRADD-like, producing MENQDKQRLRKNRCALMDIEPSKVSDHLIQEGIFSPQMMEEIFAQSTAKGQMSKMLNDLEKRGPNAYGKFRSALCEFPVYQHLVEKLDNTCLPVDLDEVDGQPVRQESSRTAGVVTGRGQGRNVTITGNNNFAIIGGMNSNIFMH